The proteins below are encoded in one region of Nitrospinota bacterium:
- a CDS encoding transglycosylase SLT domain-containing protein, with translation MRNISLVTASLISALSLASCGTTPDQRPAAFKSTSKDSGGHAMAYQSARKLKQAGKYSEARREFAKLGSAAFIIGDYAAYDLARMEMEDRRPAEALSIMNTMLERYPDTPLQAKANELRVRAACADAGMEKCGEYLELIGAADVPNEFAPERLFIEGTLKLKEGDAAGAHAVFMDIYLSYPASSAASKAKAAIDSIESGADETLRENLEITTINQRMERAEKLKAAYKYTEAAEELESVIESATPPHQRESALLKLGEAYNKGRERKKALDRYQRLLDEFPKSSHAAWAMYHMASIQWNLDMGGEALETASKLIKAEPTCEAAGKARILMGKIAEARGDFPGARSHYSRALAMGLAPAAEDEIRWKLGWVEYRQGKFKEAAKYFQRAAEKAGSFNNDGKLLYWAARAQSRAGDGESASALMATLTRKHPRTYYGTMAEGIGESAVDMADIDPVTGAFTAPPAHLAEEALRRYQRFEMLAQIGHMEGARMEAGAIGGLTGGGSEETLWLASLYRRAGAADQSIRLLTSPIFAERAADYTDPYWRAVYPVSHWEIIRGASASRGISPFMTLAIIKQESAFNPGALSPANARGLMQLIPSTGKVIFEKTGSGREPAVKFDPLSLFDPETNVTLGAAYFQELVARYKGNLPRAIAAYNAGAPAVDRWDARFGNHDDDEFVELIPYLETREYVKKVMRNMVLYRRIYAPSARPDPAAEAGLKSAKHADEN, from the coding sequence TTGCGGAATATTTCGCTCGTCACCGCGTCGCTCATTAGCGCGCTTTCGTTAGCGTCGTGCGGGACAACTCCGGATCAGCGCCCGGCGGCCTTCAAGTCCACGTCAAAAGATTCCGGCGGCCATGCGATGGCGTATCAAAGCGCCCGCAAACTCAAGCAGGCAGGGAAATATTCCGAAGCTCGCCGGGAGTTTGCAAAGCTCGGTTCCGCCGCGTTCATCATTGGTGACTATGCGGCGTATGACCTGGCCCGCATGGAGATGGAAGACAGGCGCCCCGCCGAAGCCTTGTCCATCATGAACACCATGCTGGAAAGATATCCGGACACCCCGTTACAGGCCAAGGCCAACGAATTGCGGGTCAGGGCCGCTTGCGCTGACGCCGGGATGGAAAAGTGCGGCGAATATCTGGAGTTGATCGGCGCGGCGGATGTTCCAAACGAATTCGCCCCAGAGCGGCTTTTCATCGAAGGGACGCTCAAGCTTAAAGAAGGAGACGCCGCAGGAGCCCATGCCGTTTTCATGGACATCTATCTTTCATATCCGGCTTCCAGCGCGGCGTCAAAGGCGAAGGCCGCGATAGACTCCATCGAAAGCGGAGCGGACGAGACTCTGCGGGAAAACCTGGAAATCACCACCATCAATCAGCGGATGGAACGGGCGGAGAAACTCAAGGCGGCGTACAAATATACTGAGGCGGCCGAAGAGCTGGAGAGCGTGATCGAATCCGCCACGCCGCCGCATCAGCGCGAGAGCGCCCTGTTGAAACTTGGCGAAGCTTACAACAAGGGGCGTGAGCGCAAGAAGGCGCTTGACCGCTATCAAAGGCTTTTGGACGAATTCCCGAAAAGCAGCCACGCCGCATGGGCCATGTATCACATGGCGTCTATCCAGTGGAACCTGGACATGGGGGGCGAGGCGCTGGAGACTGCGTCTAAATTAATCAAGGCCGAGCCGACGTGCGAAGCGGCTGGAAAGGCGCGGATACTTATGGGCAAGATCGCCGAGGCCCGGGGGGATTTCCCCGGCGCCAGATCGCATTACTCAAGGGCGCTGGCAATGGGGCTTGCTCCCGCTGCGGAAGATGAAATTCGATGGAAGCTGGGATGGGTAGAGTACCGGCAGGGGAAATTCAAGGAAGCGGCGAAGTATTTCCAGCGCGCCGCCGAAAAGGCGGGTTCATTCAATAATGACGGGAAATTACTGTATTGGGCGGCCCGGGCGCAAAGCCGTGCGGGGGACGGCGAATCGGCCAGCGCTTTAATGGCGACGCTGACACGCAAGCATCCGCGCACATATTACGGGACAATGGCGGAAGGAATTGGAGAAAGCGCTGTGGACATGGCGGACATCGATCCGGTTACCGGCGCTTTTACCGCTCCCCCCGCGCATCTTGCCGAGGAGGCGCTGCGGCGCTATCAGCGGTTTGAAATGCTGGCCCAGATCGGCCACATGGAAGGGGCGAGGATGGAGGCTGGCGCCATAGGCGGGCTTACAGGCGGTGGATCGGAGGAGACCTTGTGGCTTGCTTCGTTATACCGGAGGGCGGGGGCGGCGGACCAGTCCATCCGCCTGCTCACTTCGCCCATATTCGCCGAGCGCGCGGCGGATTACACCGACCCATACTGGCGGGCCGTGTATCCGGTGAGCCATTGGGAGATCATACGCGGCGCCTCGGCCAGCCGTGGGATCAGCCCGTTTATGACCCTTGCGATAATAAAGCAGGAGTCGGCTTTCAATCCCGGCGCGCTGTCGCCGGCCAACGCGCGGGGGCTGATGCAGCTGATACCCTCCACAGGCAAGGTGATTTTCGAGAAAACAGGCTCCGGGCGTGAGCCCGCCGTGAAGTTTGATCCTTTGTCGTTATTCGACCCGGAGACGAACGTGACCCTCGGCGCGGCATATTTCCAGGAGCTTGTGGCCCGTTACAAGGGCAACCTCCCCCGCGCCATCGCGGCGTATAACGCCGGAGCCCCCGCCGTGGACAGGTGGGACGCGCGGTTTGGAAATCATGACGACGACGAGTTCGTGGAATTGATACCATATCTTGAGACTAGGGAGTATGTGAAAAAAGTGATGCGCAACATGGTCCTATACCGGCGTATATACGCCCCTTCCGCCCGGCCGGATCCGGCGGCGGAAGCGGGGCTTAAAAGCGCCAAACACGCGGATGAGAATTAG
- the miaA gene encoding tRNA (adenosine(37)-N6)-dimethylallyltransferase MiaA, with translation MCPDNPDAPPPLLVIAGPTACGKTETGVIVAERLGTEIISADSVQVYKHFDIGSAKPTARQLARVKHHLVSVAGPDENYTVGMFREQAEAIARDMWRRVKIPLVVGGTGLYIKALTEGLHCGVRADERTELCMDAIEAAEGLAGLYKRAVEADPVWMAKIHPNDNFRIRRCLGVFLATGKTMSGIYARNPNRPEWDALVIVISPDRKVLYDRIGKRVDEMMEEGWREEVKRLKEKGYNEKTKPMRALGYKTLLREIEGAIPAAQSAETIKKETRNFAKRQITWFKKVENAICIPAGAADTASAVADAIFARTEVAEYFARHRVAH, from the coding sequence ATGTGTCCAGATAACCCGGACGCTCCGCCGCCGCTGCTGGTGATCGCCGGGCCGACGGCCTGCGGCAAGACAGAGACCGGCGTCATCGTGGCCGAAAGGCTTGGAACAGAAATAATCTCCGCCGACTCGGTGCAGGTATATAAACATTTCGACATCGGCTCCGCCAAGCCCACCGCGCGGCAATTGGCGCGGGTGAAACACCATCTGGTAAGCGTGGCCGGGCCGGACGAAAACTACACGGTGGGGATGTTCCGGGAACAGGCGGAGGCCATCGCGCGGGATATGTGGAGACGCGTCAAAATCCCACTGGTGGTGGGCGGCACTGGGCTGTACATCAAGGCGTTGACCGAAGGATTGCATTGCGGCGTGCGGGCGGACGAGAGGACGGAGCTTTGCATGGACGCCATCGAGGCGGCCGAGGGGCTTGCGGGGCTATACAAACGGGCCGTTGAGGCCGACCCGGTGTGGATGGCGAAAATCCATCCGAACGACAATTTCCGCATCCGGCGATGCCTGGGGGTGTTCCTTGCCACCGGAAAGACCATGAGCGGCATATACGCCCGGAATCCGAACCGGCCTGAGTGGGACGCGCTGGTGATCGTGATAAGCCCGGATCGCAAGGTCTTATATGACCGGATCGGGAAAAGGGTGGACGAGATGATGGAAGAAGGATGGCGCGAAGAGGTTAAAAGGCTGAAGGAAAAAGGTTATAATGAAAAAACAAAGCCGATGAGGGCTTTGGGCTACAAGACGTTGCTGCGGGAGATTGAAGGCGCCATTCCCGCCGCCCAATCGGCGGAGACGATAAAGAAGGAAACCAGGAATTTCGCCAAGCGGCAGATAACATGGTTCAAGAAGGTTGAAAACGCCATTTGCATACCCGCCGGAGCGGCAGACACGGCAAGCGCCGTGGCGGACGCCATATTCGCAAGGACGGAAGTTGCGGAATATTTCGCTCGTCACCGCGTCGCTCATTAG
- a CDS encoding methyltransferase, translating to MAHSYKTLSLNQRETGYRYNRDSFALADFFRPAGAGALLDMGAGVGVVSILIGIENPRIKITALEINPELARLAEENARNNGLENYHVVTGDMMESPKLFSKGTFDAVVSNPPYRRKGSGRLNPDPAKAAARHEIMMTLDGLVKSASHVLKEGGALWITMIHERRDEYCAILARHGFGETRVRDVKSFTGSPPILFLSEARLGHKGNAEEQSALVLKKGDGADSDEFNRIIARYVSR from the coding sequence ATGGCCCATTCATATAAAACATTAAGCCTCAACCAGCGCGAGACTGGCTACAGGTACAACCGCGATTCGTTCGCTCTGGCCGATTTTTTCCGTCCGGCGGGAGCGGGGGCGCTTCTGGACATGGGAGCGGGGGTGGGGGTGGTGTCCATATTGATCGGCATCGAAAATCCGAGGATAAAAATAACGGCGCTGGAGATAAACCCGGAGCTTGCTCGGCTGGCGGAAGAGAACGCGCGCAACAACGGGCTTGAAAACTATCATGTTGTGACGGGGGACATGATGGAATCGCCAAAACTGTTTTCAAAAGGGACGTTCGATGCTGTTGTCTCCAATCCTCCATACCGGCGCAAAGGCTCCGGCAGGCTCAATCCCGATCCGGCCAAGGCGGCGGCGCGGCACGAGATAATGATGACCCTGGACGGGCTTGTGAAATCGGCCTCGCATGTTTTAAAAGAGGGGGGGGCGCTTTGGATAACGATGATCCATGAGCGGCGCGATGAATACTGTGCGATCCTTGCGCGGCACGGTTTTGGCGAAACAAGGGTGCGTGACGTAAAATCCTTCACAGGATCGCCCCCGATCCTTTTCCTTTCGGAAGCGAGGCTCGGTCATAAAGGAAATGCGGAAGAGCAATCCGCGCTTGTGCTTAAAAAAGGCGACGGGGCGGACTCGGACGAATTCAACAGGATAATCGCCAGATATGTGTCCAGATAA
- a CDS encoding FAD-dependent oxidoreductase: protein MGKRIVVSGSSFGGFNAAVALRYSLGPTDDVTVVSSEKMFTFVPSLPWVAMGWKNPEDIQADVAVRLGKLGIKFIHDTIVKAEPDKCRVRGSAGEYDYDYLVAATGSELDFSAIPGMGPEGGNSYSIFNVHQAMQTKSALDALIERGSGHIVLGNAPGASCLGPVYELAMMMDTKLRGLKIRPKFKISLFTNEPFLGHFGVGGFGAMGRMMEDEFADRGIAWKTNAKLTQVLPDGVEFGDGDKWKSDFSLIVPAFFGSHAYMGIEGFSNPRGFIIGDDYLANPKYQNVYAVGVTLAIPPPAETPVAVGVPKTGQMTGAMAEAAAHNIVADIRGGAKKRGKDFSVICIADAGDTAFYISASPLLPPRNKLRHDRGRVYHWMKHAFERYYMAMVKYGAPKLEFGW from the coding sequence ATGGGCAAAAGGATCGTCGTTTCAGGTTCGTCTTTCGGCGGGTTCAACGCGGCGGTTGCGCTGCGGTATTCCCTTGGCCCCACCGATGATGTGACGGTGGTCTCCTCCGAAAAAATGTTCACATTCGTCCCGTCGCTCCCATGGGTGGCGATGGGATGGAAAAATCCGGAAGACATACAGGCGGACGTGGCCGTGCGGTTGGGAAAGCTTGGGATCAAATTCATCCATGACACTATAGTGAAGGCCGAGCCGGACAAATGCCGCGTCCGGGGCTCCGCGGGCGAATACGATTATGACTACCTTGTGGCCGCCACAGGGTCGGAGCTTGATTTTTCCGCCATACCGGGAATGGGGCCGGAAGGGGGGAACAGTTATTCCATTTTCAACGTTCATCAGGCGATGCAGACCAAAAGCGCGCTCGACGCGCTGATCGAACGGGGGAGTGGCCATATAGTGCTGGGCAACGCGCCGGGGGCCTCCTGCCTTGGCCCGGTGTACGAACTGGCCATGATGATGGACACCAAGTTGCGGGGCCTTAAAATCCGCCCCAAGTTCAAGATATCACTTTTCACAAACGAGCCTTTCCTCGGTCATTTTGGCGTTGGCGGTTTTGGCGCCATGGGCCGGATGATGGAAGACGAGTTCGCCGACCGTGGGATCGCGTGGAAAACAAACGCGAAGTTGACGCAAGTGTTGCCGGACGGGGTGGAGTTTGGCGACGGTGATAAATGGAAAAGCGATTTTTCTCTGATCGTCCCCGCGTTTTTCGGCAGCCATGCATATATGGGGATTGAAGGATTTTCAAATCCGCGCGGATTCATAATTGGTGACGATTATCTTGCGAACCCTAAATACCAGAACGTTTATGCGGTGGGGGTGACCCTTGCCATACCGCCTCCAGCCGAGACGCCAGTGGCGGTCGGCGTTCCCAAGACCGGGCAGATGACCGGCGCCATGGCGGAAGCGGCCGCCCATAACATCGTGGCGGACATCCGGGGTGGGGCCAAAAAACGGGGGAAGGACTTTTCGGTGATCTGCATAGCCGACGCGGGGGACACAGCATTTTATATTTCCGCTTCGCCCCTTCTGCCGCCCCGCAACAAGCTGCGCCACGACAGAGGGCGCGTGTACCACTGGATGAAACACGCGTTCGAGAGATATTACATGGCGATGGTGAAATACGGAGCCCCGAAGCTTGAATTCGGGTGGTGA
- a CDS encoding DsrE family protein, with protein sequence MAGKSLLIIISSAPYNGTDNVWNAMRLAQTSVKNGTATRIFLINNGVDAGRSGLQPPENYFNLADMLKETAEQGVEVKYCKTCIDRCGIGTGDMIGEIAAGSMQLLYDWTMSSDKVVTF encoded by the coding sequence ATGGCTGGAAAGTCACTTCTTATCATCATAAGTTCCGCTCCGTATAATGGGACTGACAACGTTTGGAACGCCATGCGGCTGGCGCAAACATCGGTCAAAAACGGGACCGCGACCCGTATTTTCCTTATCAACAACGGTGTGGACGCCGGGCGAAGCGGCCTGCAACCCCCCGAAAATTACTTCAACCTGGCCGATATGCTCAAAGAAACAGCGGAGCAGGGAGTGGAGGTAAAATACTGCAAGACATGCATAGACCGTTGCGGGATTGGCACGGGGGACATGATCGGAGAAATCGCCGCCGGATCCATGCAGTTGCTTTACGACTGGACTATGAGCTCGGATAAAGTGGTCACTTTCTAA
- a CDS encoding MerR family transcriptional regulator, with translation METEFEDSKPLYPINVAAEVCGTTPRMLREYEKAGFIKPARINSQRRYSNNDIQFIKNIRFYLEKVGMTITGLKLLYMMAPCWEIKQCGRQGDCPAYGATAKKCWEAIAESGQTDMRTCYGCPIYLTYDKNKDMKIHQGRDIGPRCLVQSSGA, from the coding sequence ATGGAAACAGAATTTGAAGACTCAAAGCCCCTTTACCCGATCAACGTGGCGGCGGAAGTGTGCGGTACCACTCCGAGGATGCTGCGCGAATACGAGAAGGCGGGATTCATAAAACCGGCCCGGATAAACAGCCAGCGGCGGTATTCGAACAACGATATCCAGTTTATCAAGAACATCCGTTTCTACCTGGAAAAAGTCGGCATGACTATTACAGGGCTAAAACTTCTTTACATGATGGCGCCCTGCTGGGAGATCAAACAGTGCGGACGGCAGGGGGATTGCCCGGCGTATGGCGCCACGGCAAAAAAATGCTGGGAAGCCATAGCCGAATCGGGCCAGACGGACATGCGCACCTGTTACGGATGCCCGATCTACCTGACGTACGACAAGAACAAAGACATGAAGATACACCAGGGGCGGGACATCGGCCCCCGGTGTCTTGTGCAATCCTCCGGAGCTTGA
- a CDS encoding site-2 protease family protein produces MDTGNIGHLIQTISVMAIPVVLAVTLHEVAHGYMAHLKGDDTAKIMGRLTLNPLAHVDIFGTVILPIVFYATTGFLFAYAKPVPVNFFNLRSPKRDMVWVSAAGPLTNVILAVISAFAIKGIGWLYPESLLEVYANIQGGGAGAGSVVIVPVIYMLYFSVLLNTILAVINLIPIPPADGGRIVVGLLPEPHSSSYARIEPFGMFLLIFILFFNPLHIIDVTIHPLIRWVLDLLL; encoded by the coding sequence ATGGACACAGGAAATATCGGCCATCTTATCCAGACGATTTCGGTGATGGCCATCCCCGTTGTGCTTGCGGTGACTCTCCATGAGGTGGCACACGGATACATGGCCCACCTCAAAGGGGACGACACCGCCAAGATCATGGGAAGGCTCACACTCAATCCCTTGGCGCATGTGGACATCTTCGGCACCGTGATCCTGCCCATCGTGTTCTACGCCACCACTGGGTTCCTTTTCGCCTACGCAAAGCCTGTGCCGGTGAACTTTTTCAACCTGCGCAGCCCGAAGCGGGACATGGTGTGGGTGTCGGCGGCGGGGCCTTTGACAAACGTAATCCTGGCGGTGATATCGGCTTTTGCGATAAAAGGGATCGGGTGGCTTTACCCTGAATCCTTGCTGGAAGTGTACGCCAACATCCAGGGGGGTGGCGCCGGGGCCGGCAGCGTGGTGATCGTGCCGGTGATATACATGCTTTACTTCTCCGTGCTTCTCAACACCATCCTGGCGGTCATCAACCTTATCCCCATCCCACCCGCCGACGGGGGGAGGATCGTGGTCGGCCTTCTTCCGGAGCCGCATTCCTCTTCTTACGCCCGGATAGAGCCTTTCGGCATGTTCCTTTTGATTTTCATCCTTTTCTTCAACCCGTTGCATATTATAGACGTCACGATCCACCCGCTGATACGGTGGGTGCTCGACCTTCTGTTGTGA
- the trpS gene encoding tryptophan--tRNA ligase — MGKKRILSGMQTTGNLHIGNLLGALSNWVRLQDEYECYYFAADWHALSSNYEETGHLKDNLLDLAVNWLAAGLDPKKCVMFVQSLIPEHAVLHLLFSMITPLPWLERVPSYKEKMEQVENRDLHTYGFLGYPVLQAADIVLYKADFVPVGIDQMPHLELTRELVRRFHDIYKCRVFVEPAGLMSEVPKLPGVDGRKMSKSYNNAIYLSDSKEVMAAKIKNIVTDPARVRRTDPGDPDKCVAYSFHKVFTSKEDTSAVESECRSAARGCVDCKKQLAGNIFSKLAPLLEGREHWKARPKEALDIFYNGTQKAREVARQTIAEAEAAMKIDIKAMFGE; from the coding sequence ATGGGCAAAAAACGGATACTCTCCGGCATGCAGACCACTGGGAACCTGCACATAGGCAACCTTCTTGGCGCCCTTTCAAACTGGGTGCGGCTGCAGGACGAGTACGAATGCTACTATTTCGCGGCGGACTGGCACGCCCTCTCCTCCAACTACGAGGAAACGGGGCATTTGAAGGACAACCTGCTGGACCTGGCGGTAAACTGGCTGGCCGCCGGGCTGGACCCGAAAAAGTGCGTCATGTTCGTCCAGTCGCTCATCCCGGAGCACGCGGTGCTGCACCTTTTATTTTCCATGATCACGCCATTGCCGTGGCTGGAGCGGGTGCCAAGCTATAAGGAAAAAATGGAGCAGGTGGAAAACAGGGACCTGCACACATACGGATTTTTGGGCTACCCGGTGCTGCAGGCGGCGGACATCGTGTTGTACAAGGCGGATTTCGTGCCGGTGGGGATAGACCAGATGCCGCACCTGGAGCTGACCCGCGAGTTAGTCCGCAGGTTCCACGACATCTACAAATGCCGTGTGTTCGTGGAGCCGGCGGGACTTATGAGCGAGGTGCCAAAACTCCCCGGGGTGGACGGGCGCAAGATGAGCAAATCGTACAACAACGCCATATATCTTTCGGACTCGAAAGAGGTTATGGCGGCAAAAATAAAAAATATAGTCACCGACCCGGCCAGGGTGCGAAGGACCGACCCCGGTGATCCGGACAAGTGCGTCGCCTACAGCTTTCACAAGGTGTTCACATCGAAGGAGGACACGTCCGCCGTCGAATCGGAATGCCGCTCCGCCGCGAGAGGATGCGTGGACTGCAAAAAACAACTCGCCGGAAACATATTCTCCAAGCTCGCGCCGCTGCTCGAAGGCCGGGAACACTGGAAAGCCCGCCCCAAGGAAGCGCTGGACATTTTTTATAACGGGACGCAGAAGGCCCGCGAAGTTGCCCGGCAGACCATAGCCGAGGCCGAGGCGGCGATGAAGATAGATATAAAGGCGATGTTCGGGGAGTAA
- a CDS encoding nucleotidyltransferase domain-containing protein — protein sequence MITEDKIMEAARLIGEAAKPAKVILFGSYARGEATEDSDLDFLVIEPAVDDKGQEMVRLHKALRPLRMTADVLVYSEAEVKERQDWCSTPVYWALREGKVVYETR from the coding sequence ATGATTACCGAAGACAAAATCATGGAAGCGGCCAGGCTCATCGGCGAGGCGGCCAAACCCGCCAAGGTGATCCTGTTCGGTTCCTACGCTCGCGGAGAGGCCACTGAGGATTCCGACCTGGATTTCCTTGTCATAGAGCCCGCCGTGGATGACAAGGGACAAGAAATGGTGCGCCTTCACAAGGCGCTCCGCCCTCTCCGGATGACGGCGGACGTGCTGGTTTATTCCGAAGCCGAAGTGAAGGAGCGGCAAGATTGGTGTTCAACGCCCGTGTATTGGGCGTTGCGCGAAGGCAAGGTGGTTTACGAAACAAGATGA
- a CDS encoding HEPN domain-containing protein, whose product MKKEAKILLQVAQRDYVAFDILRRNPDAHLNNVLFNAQQCAEKLIKAALAFNEVYYKKTHNLIELYYQLEEKDIPFPASMDDLEKLNPYAVGFRYESSEIGLMSREEAAELLNILREWAKQIVGE is encoded by the coding sequence ATGAAAAAGGAAGCCAAAATCCTTTTGCAGGTCGCGCAGAGAGATTACGTGGCTTTCGATATCCTCAGGAGAAATCCTGACGCCCATTTGAACAATGTCCTTTTCAACGCACAGCAATGCGCCGAAAAACTGATTAAGGCCGCGCTGGCGTTCAATGAAGTTTATTACAAGAAAACACACAACCTCATTGAACTGTATTATCAACTGGAAGAAAAAGATATCCCATTTCCGGCCAGCATGGACGACCTTGAGAAACTCAATCCGTACGCTGTCGGATTCAGGTATGAAAGCAGCGAGATCGGCCTGATGTCCCGGGAAGAAGCGGCGGAACTATTGAATATTTTGCGCGAGTGGGCGAAGCAAATCGTCGGCGAGTAG
- a CDS encoding CDGSH iron-sulfur domain-containing protein, protein MPDPKSPKNAPYIVELKAGSYAWCGCGLSRKQPFCDGSHKGTEYEGMKNVPMVFEIEKDRHAALCGCKKTTKPPFCDGTHMLTGLV, encoded by the coding sequence ATGCCTGATCCCAAATCGCCGAAGAACGCTCCTTACATCGTGGAGCTTAAGGCTGGAAGTTACGCATGGTGCGGGTGCGGGCTTTCCAGAAAGCAGCCTTTCTGCGACGGGTCGCACAAGGGGACGGAGTATGAAGGGATGAAAAACGTCCCGATGGTTTTTGAAATCGAAAAGGACAGGCACGCCGCCCTATGCGGATGCAAGAAGACGACAAAGCCGCCTTTCTGCGACGGGACGCACATGCTCACGGGATTGGTCTGA
- a CDS encoding FxsA family protein produces MFLKLFLLFTIVPTIEIWLIIKIGRLIGPFPTVAMLLISGAVGAYYARRQGLYVINQFTATLNRGEFPADALLDGLLVVVGGALMVAPGFITDIVGIILVTPLSRRSVKPFVVRWAQRNMKARVVYSSGFGGNHRTDFNGGQAGRPDDDVIDV; encoded by the coding sequence ATGTTCCTGAAACTTTTTCTTCTTTTCACCATCGTCCCCACCATTGAGATATGGCTTATCATCAAGATCGGCAGGCTGATCGGCCCGTTCCCCACCGTGGCGATGCTGCTGATCTCCGGCGCGGTGGGCGCGTATTACGCCAGGCGGCAGGGGCTTTATGTGATCAACCAGTTCACCGCCACGCTAAACCGTGGGGAATTCCCGGCGGACGCGCTTTTGGACGGCCTTTTGGTGGTGGTGGGCGGGGCGTTGATGGTGGCCCCCGGTTTCATCACGGACATCGTTGGGATCATACTCGTCACACCCCTGTCACGCCGGTCCGTAAAGCCGTTCGTGGTGAGGTGGGCGCAAAGGAATATGAAGGCCAGGGTGGTATATTCTTCCGGCTTTGGCGGCAATCACCGGACTGATTTTAACGGCGGCCAGGCCGGCCGGCCCGATGACGACGTGATAGACGTCTAG
- a CDS encoding CbiX/SirB N-terminal domain-containing protein: MADRKNEKQGGAKGLILFAHGSRDPRWKEPFEKLERMLSGQLKEVAVRVAYLQDCPPDIFSAAEEMARNGAAKVTVIPMFLAVGSHSANDFPKIAGRVAASLPQVEFTWTDVIGQWEETLSALAMLIGGRING, translated from the coding sequence ATGGCTGACCGGAAAAATGAAAAACAAGGCGGCGCCAAGGGGCTGATCCTGTTCGCCCACGGCAGCCGCGACCCTCGCTGGAAAGAGCCTTTCGAAAAGCTGGAGCGGATGCTTTCAGGCCAGTTGAAAGAGGTGGCGGTGCGGGTTGCGTACCTGCAGGACTGCCCGCCGGACATTTTTAGCGCCGCGGAGGAAATGGCCCGGAACGGCGCCGCCAAAGTGACGGTGATCCCCATGTTCCTGGCGGTAGGATCGCACTCAGCCAACGATTTTCCGAAAATAGCTGGCCGGGTGGCCGCCAGCCTGCCGCAGGTGGAATTCACCTGGACGGACGTCATCGGCCAATGGGAAGAGACGCTTTCGGCGCTGGCCATGTTGATCGGCGGCAGGATAAACGGATAA
- a CDS encoding NAD(P)H-binding protein translates to MEIFAGDMEDTITLDRAFKGVDRVFLLSSAEPAQARLQGNVVKAAAKAGVSLLVKQSAMGAGPNSPVALARWHWETEARRRSALKRWPRYCPA, encoded by the coding sequence ATGGAGATATTCGCCGGGGATATGGAAGACACCATCACCCTGGACCGGGCGTTCAAGGGAGTGGACAGGGTGTTCCTGCTTTCATCCGCCGAGCCGGCGCAGGCAAGGCTGCAAGGAAACGTGGTGAAGGCCGCCGCCAAGGCCGGTGTTTCACTATTGGTGAAGCAGTCGGCGATGGGGGCCGGCCCGAACTCACCTGTGGCCCTCGCCAGATGGCACTGGGAAACGGAGGCCCGGAGGCGATCGGCCTTGAAAAGGTGGCCGAGATACTGTCCGGCGTGA